Proteins co-encoded in one Bremerella sp. TYQ1 genomic window:
- a CDS encoding helix-turn-helix domain-containing protein: MASDRLKSLTGSAAKVYLFLAKMANGETGQCWPSHKTIAKATSMSERSVRYALTELTVAKLIKMKNRGRNSSLYEMLYPATDCQLRGGLSGTTLPDDALTGNLEHFNRQPVAYEPTSRTNNRRSGGDRQGYTPASKEAKKIYREMESVLGFGLDPEFLKAAQEAEQNDRVLGMVVDILDELEKSGNGRGKTGLFLSKYRKGLEVIQATELEVQHDA; this comes from the coding sequence ATGGCCAGCGACCGCCTGAAAAGCCTGACGGGGTCTGCGGCGAAGGTTTATTTATTCCTTGCCAAGATGGCCAACGGCGAAACCGGTCAATGCTGGCCAAGCCACAAGACGATTGCCAAGGCTACAAGTATGTCCGAGCGTTCAGTCCGGTATGCACTCACAGAATTGACGGTGGCAAAGTTGATCAAAATGAAGAACCGAGGGAGAAATTCCAGTCTCTACGAGATGCTTTATCCGGCAACTGATTGCCAGTTAAGAGGTGGTTTAAGCGGCACCACGTTGCCGGATGATGCTTTAACCGGCAATTTGGAGCACTTTAACCGGCAACCAGTTGCCTACGAACCAACCTCAAGAACCAACAACAGACGGTCCGGGGGTGATCGCCAGGGATACACACCAGCCAGTAAAGAAGCCAAGAAGATCTATCGCGAGATGGAATCGGTTCTTGGTTTCGGATTGGATCCGGAGTTCCTGAAGGCAGCCCAGGAAGCTGAACAGAATGATCGCGTACTGGGAATGGTTGTCGACATCCTGGACGAGCTTGAGAAATCCGGGAACGGTCGTGGAAAGACAGGGCTATTCCTGTCCAAGTACCGGAAGGGCCTAGAGGTCATTCAGGCCACAGAGTTGGAGGTTCAGCATGACGCGTAG
- a CDS encoding HTTM domain-containing protein, with protein MKAADRSAKTFANTAESLRIQWAQLVDGSSLAMFRICFGLVMVWHMLKYFQSNAGITEIDRVFASPALHFTYPGFHWVQPWSEPWLTVHFAVVTVAALLVALGLFYRAACVTLFLGYTYIFLLEATLYNNHYYLICLLSFMLIFMPAAKCWSLDQLIASKFRKQTSRPTENTSAIPFWPIFLLRFQLFLVYFYGGIAKLNADWLTGEPLYAPGNVLYDFFDSTIGLPDSLKPIHLCLFLAWSGLFYDLSIGFLLLWGRTRWLALAATALFHVHNHFIFPIGIFPAMALSSTLIFFAPDWPRQFWAWIRRPRWNFTTQASSDKPRKTKPQPRLALGLTVAIAMFIGWQTTWPLRHFLIEGDANWTEEGQDFSWRMMLRAKAAGHLTCRIVDPAIHITNAEGRPAIAWNACPDGTPQAIHIAIDSHQFKWTHHPGLTITHEPIFGRRLIYNPGTIHTDKQEAIDVGRQKIVEQWEKTFTRQPSIEPAISLSEAVTLIREKFQERAKQLKLSIAVQEEFLQQLNELEQEDESQSQDMPGREPRRVKLVNSLHRLYQSPLADMVRPVLQRIEPFVLQGAPASGQTLLVILDSPLMTASPDDAEAELLQLSGGDPYIVWTDFSRMRPDDYRRLPRNFVTFEDRQLHMVWNHFLEIEPYQMEKAAVRPWMIHQYAQKVGQSWQAETGRHGEIRVESYVMMNYTVPQMLLNPEVDLTSVPLRNFQHNSWILPRNHRRLGIASQPAPTNLRR; from the coding sequence ATGAAAGCCGCCGATCGATCGGCCAAAACTTTTGCCAACACGGCCGAATCCCTCCGCATTCAATGGGCTCAGTTAGTCGACGGTTCTTCATTGGCCATGTTTCGGATCTGCTTCGGCCTGGTCATGGTCTGGCACATGCTCAAATATTTCCAGAGCAATGCCGGGATAACCGAGATCGACCGCGTCTTCGCGTCGCCCGCACTGCACTTTACCTATCCTGGCTTCCACTGGGTTCAGCCGTGGAGCGAACCCTGGCTCACCGTCCACTTCGCAGTGGTGACCGTCGCCGCACTGCTGGTCGCCCTTGGGCTGTTCTACCGCGCGGCCTGCGTGACGCTGTTTCTCGGTTACACCTATATCTTCCTGCTTGAAGCGACCCTGTATAACAACCATTACTATTTGATCTGCCTGCTGAGCTTCATGCTGATCTTTATGCCAGCGGCAAAATGTTGGTCGCTCGATCAGCTGATCGCCAGTAAGTTTCGCAAGCAAACGTCACGCCCAACGGAGAATACCTCGGCGATCCCTTTTTGGCCGATCTTCTTGCTACGTTTTCAATTGTTTCTTGTCTACTTTTACGGCGGGATTGCCAAGCTGAACGCTGACTGGCTCACCGGCGAACCTCTCTACGCACCTGGCAACGTCCTCTACGATTTCTTCGACAGCACGATCGGTTTGCCGGATAGCCTTAAGCCGATCCACCTTTGCCTGTTTTTGGCTTGGAGCGGCTTGTTCTACGATCTTAGCATTGGCTTCTTGCTGCTCTGGGGAAGGACGCGCTGGCTGGCTTTGGCAGCGACGGCGTTGTTCCATGTACACAACCACTTCATCTTTCCGATCGGGATTTTTCCCGCGATGGCCCTATCGTCGACGCTCATTTTCTTTGCCCCCGACTGGCCGCGGCAATTTTGGGCATGGATTCGTCGGCCTCGGTGGAACTTCACGACCCAAGCCTCCAGCGATAAGCCGCGAAAAACCAAGCCCCAGCCCCGTCTGGCGTTGGGCCTAACGGTCGCCATCGCGATGTTTATTGGTTGGCAAACGACATGGCCACTTAGGCATTTCCTGATTGAAGGGGACGCTAACTGGACCGAAGAAGGGCAGGACTTCAGCTGGCGAATGATGCTCCGCGCGAAAGCAGCCGGGCACCTGACCTGCCGCATTGTAGACCCCGCAATTCACATCACAAACGCCGAGGGACGCCCAGCCATTGCCTGGAATGCATGTCCAGACGGCACGCCCCAGGCCATCCACATCGCCATCGACTCGCATCAGTTCAAGTGGACACATCATCCTGGCCTGACAATCACTCACGAGCCGATCTTCGGTCGTCGGCTGATCTATAACCCTGGCACTATTCATACCGATAAGCAGGAAGCCATTGATGTCGGTCGGCAAAAGATTGTCGAGCAATGGGAGAAAACGTTTACTCGCCAACCGAGCATCGAACCTGCCATTTCACTCTCGGAAGCAGTAACGCTCATTCGCGAGAAATTTCAAGAGCGAGCCAAGCAGTTGAAACTTTCGATCGCTGTTCAAGAGGAATTCCTGCAGCAGCTGAACGAGCTTGAGCAGGAAGACGAAAGTCAATCGCAAGATATGCCTGGTCGCGAACCGCGACGCGTGAAACTGGTCAACTCACTGCACCGACTATACCAATCACCGCTGGCCGATATGGTCCGGCCAGTGCTTCAGCGTATCGAACCGTTCGTTCTGCAAGGCGCACCGGCTTCGGGACAAACGTTGTTAGTGATACTCGATTCGCCTCTAATGACTGCTTCGCCTGATGATGCAGAAGCCGAATTACTCCAGCTTTCTGGAGGCGATCCGTATATAGTTTGGACCGACTTTTCACGTATGCGTCCCGATGACTATCGCCGATTGCCACGAAACTTCGTCACGTTCGAGGACCGTCAACTGCACATGGTGTGGAACCACTTTCTCGAGATCGAGCCGTATCAAATGGAAAAAGCGGCCGTGCGTCCCTGGATGATCCATCAGTACGCCCAGAAAGTCGGACAAAGCTGGCAAGCAGAAACCGGCCGACATGGCGAGATACGCGTGGAGAGCTACGTAATGATGAACTACACCGTTCCACAGATGCTGCTCAATCCCGAAGTCGATCTGACGTCCGTCCCACTTCGAAACTTCCAGCACAACTCTTGGATCTTACCCCGCAACCACCGTCGCCTGGGCATCGCCAGCCAGCCAGCCCCAACGAACCTACGACGCTAG
- a CDS encoding DnaB-like helicase C-terminal domain-containing protein — translation MTRRSTNIEEYPHSDYDEEIVLGRLIMSPEFLDEVQLKPTDFYHVSHQKIFRAAKELVSEGQEFNYITLKDWLEKSGELELVGGLRYISDLARTARVGSDTYIASCAEIVRRKSIERSIIDFGFRVQTITSDASLGSDEKRALLSKLFTDLEDGVDTSGERWLADHVSELADLIEAGEFKPRDGIPTPFPTLNKITGGLPPGLICIAGRPGDGKSVSALEFVLNASGKGSAVPGLVTMEMDGSEVARRALARQSEVDQDEWGRLDEPSKRKVMSAADKLKSGKVIIEDRGNLKVSDIVSKIRRWKRRYNCGLVAIDYLQLLNPDSAGETRAREIAVMTRQLKLVSLELKIPVIILSQLNRSGEGRPSLRNLRESGAIEQDCDIVLGLWREDTEEGSGTKSSRMQRLKGKQIEPATKEDGEPDKVTLSVLKNRNGPVGRDIKLLFWGQYFKFAEEAPAYMEEDFVPLNQRDMSWIDEFNNQGGYGDHD, via the coding sequence ATGACGCGTAGATCCACCAACATCGAAGAGTACCCACATTCCGATTACGACGAGGAGATAGTTCTTGGGCGGCTGATCATGTCTCCTGAGTTTCTCGATGAAGTCCAGTTAAAGCCGACTGACTTTTATCACGTATCCCACCAGAAGATTTTTCGAGCGGCCAAGGAACTTGTCTCCGAGGGCCAGGAATTCAATTACATCACGTTGAAAGACTGGCTTGAAAAGTCTGGCGAGCTTGAGTTGGTGGGGGGACTGCGTTACATCTCAGACCTAGCCAGGACAGCGAGAGTTGGCTCAGACACTTACATTGCCAGTTGCGCCGAGATCGTTCGTCGGAAATCTATTGAGCGTTCGATCATCGACTTTGGCTTCCGGGTGCAAACGATAACTAGCGATGCCTCACTTGGATCAGATGAAAAACGAGCTTTACTTTCAAAGCTATTCACTGACTTAGAAGATGGCGTCGACACCAGTGGCGAAAGATGGTTGGCCGATCACGTTTCCGAACTGGCCGATCTGATCGAAGCTGGCGAGTTTAAGCCACGTGATGGCATCCCGACACCGTTTCCGACCCTCAATAAAATCACCGGAGGTCTGCCGCCAGGGCTTATCTGCATTGCTGGCCGACCTGGGGATGGGAAATCTGTTTCCGCACTCGAGTTCGTGCTTAACGCATCTGGTAAGGGTTCGGCAGTGCCCGGACTTGTCACGATGGAAATGGACGGAAGCGAAGTTGCCCGACGTGCATTGGCTCGACAATCGGAAGTTGACCAAGATGAATGGGGTCGACTCGATGAGCCCAGTAAACGAAAGGTTATGTCTGCGGCCGACAAGCTCAAGTCAGGCAAGGTAATTATTGAAGACCGTGGCAACCTGAAGGTTAGCGACATCGTTTCTAAAATCCGGCGATGGAAACGGCGGTACAACTGCGGTTTGGTCGCAATCGACTATCTGCAACTTCTCAACCCAGACTCCGCAGGCGAAACACGAGCCCGGGAAATCGCTGTAATGACCCGCCAGTTAAAGCTCGTCAGCCTGGAGCTCAAAATACCGGTGATCATTTTGAGCCAGCTCAACCGCTCTGGGGAAGGCAGGCCCAGCCTACGAAACCTTCGCGAGTCCGGAGCAATTGAACAGGACTGCGATATCGTGCTGGGTCTATGGCGAGAAGATACAGAAGAGGGTAGCGGCACCAAGTCGTCACGCATGCAGCGGTTGAAAGGCAAGCAAATTGAGCCAGCGACCAAAGAGGATGGGGAGCCCGACAAGGTAACTCTTAGCGTTCTGAAGAACCGCAATGGCCCAGTCGGTCGAGATATCAAGCTTCTATTCTGGGGACAGTATTTCAAGTTCGCCGAGGAAGCGCCAGCGTACATGGAAGAGGATTTCGTGCCACTCAATCAACGGGATATGTCTTGGATCGATGAATTCAACAACCAAGGCGGATACGGAGATCACGATTAA